From Cheilinus undulatus linkage group 15, ASM1832078v1, whole genome shotgun sequence:
CAGAGCACAAGTCTACCAGTGACAAAGTTTAAATCAGTTACACAGGCATATTTTATATGCTTACTGGTGGTACCTCTATTTTTGGAGAAATAGAAGCAGCAAGTTTATTGTTTTCAAAGGtacatttaaaatatgtttagtctttaaatgtaCCTTCTTTTTTACAATCGTTATAATGCGGAATGTCATAAGACACAAATCAGCTTCTAATTTGATATTAGCAAAGTAATCTGTCTATCCACTCAGTTTCTTTACCTGAGAGGTTTCAAATTTTAGATGGCACTTTGACTGACATGCCTGAAAATTTAGATAGAAACTTTACTTTCTAGATAGCATTACTAAAAGACCTTTATCAAACCAGATAAAGACATGTTGAGATGGAGATCTCTGTCACAACAGTGACCTGGCCAAGAAGTCAGCAGCACCtgcaaaataaatgatgaatttGAGACTTCAATCTTGAAATTGCTTACTTCAGTCATTTACTGTATTTGTGGCaccatttttggctttttgcatCTGTGCTCacaaactttgaatggaaaagAAGAAGTCGTTTTGTCTTCaagataaaaaatacagaaaatagtTGGAAGTGGGTTAACAAGGAGTAGGAAGTCATTTCCAATACTTGCAAGAAAGCATTAAAATTTAGTATTTAAGCTGTTGAGTCCTGCATTGATGTATAAGGCATCAGTGCTCCACAGTGCAAACATTGTACTAGTCTATCTTTTTTGGGGTCGTAAAAGGTTTTAAAGGGCTATAATTTGTTTACTAAAAATGTGCAGCAACCCTGTATCAATTCATTCATCTTTCCTTTCACCTTtcgtttctttctttcttgtctttctctctatttAAACTCATTTGTTATATGCCTGACATCTTGAGATGAATGTAGGAGTTACAATTATCATAGTTAATAACTTAGCTGGACTGAATTTGAAAGTATTTATTGTCCCCAAGGGGAAATTTTGTTTGCAATAGAGTTCCACACAAGCTGTATACATGATAAAGAATATACAagtacataaatacatacatgaaATACATGATTGCTATGGATTCCATCAAAATTGATAGGCATTGATATATAAGACACAAGTCCAACAGTCCATATCAAATAGAGTCTGTGTTGGTGACAGTGCCTGCAGCTTATTTAAAACTCCAACAGCTGTTAATGAGCTCAGGTATCTGTTTGATTTGGCTCTCCTGGTGTAAGTTAACCTCCTCTCTGTCGGCAGAAGTCTAAATTCTGCATGCAGAGAGGACTGAGGGTTTCCAAAGAAGGCCTTTGTTTTCTGAGTAGCTTTAAATTGAAAAACGTTGCTAATGTACATCAGGTCAACACCAATAGTCTTTCAGCAAATGTTACAGTCTTTAACACTCAATTTTCACTGGTTCTGTTAAAGGTGCTATTGTGCAACTGCATGTTATTTGTTTATTAGGTACTCTCAGACGAGGAGAAGAGGAAACAGTACGATGCATACGGAGAAGATGGACTTAAAGAGGGTCACCACAGTTCACACAATGATATCTTCTCCAGGTTAGTCTCATGAGTTCAGGCGGGAATGGGAATATTTtactaaaagcagcaaaatgacACTGAGCTCCTGAAAGCTCAGGCAAGATAACAAATATGAACCTGTTTACAAATCTGTTCCTAAATCCATGGGCATGGATTATAAACCATTCCTGCATTCACCCGAGCCTTGCAGGTGAATGTAGGTCAGTAAGAGTGACCACTAAGTAAAAAATTCTACCCTCCTTCATGCTTGTACTTAACATACATGCTCTACCCCTTTTTAAAAACCCTGGGACGGCTGTAACGGCATTGTGTGTACAGAGCTTGAATGATGCTGAATCAAATCATAGTTTAATTAAAGCATGTATTTACATCTAAAAATAGCTCTCTAATGCTACCACCTCTCTTTCTGTGCCCTCTCTTTGCAGCTTCTTTGGAGACTTTGGGTTCATGTTTGGAGGAAATAGACAGCAGCAGGACAGGAACATCCCCAGAGGAAATGACATCATACTAGACCTGGAGGTCACGCTTGAAGAGGTGTACTCTGGGAACTTTGTGGAAGTAAGGAGAAAACAACGAGTGGCATCACTGTCATGATTTATTGTCCTTTACTCAAAGTGTTGGCTCAAATTAATCACTGGTCAAACTAATTTTTACAGCCATGTCATTTAGTTCCTGTTTGATGTTCTCTATAACATTTTTGTCCCTCAGGTTGTTCGTAATAAGCCTGTGGCCAAAGAAGCTCCCGGAAAGAGGAAGTGCAACTGCAGACAGGAGATGAGGACAACACAGCTTGGACCAGGACGCTTTCAAATGACTCAGGAGATGGTCTGTGACGAGTGTCCGAATGTAAAGTAAGTCTGCTTTTTTATCATTAGAAGCTTGAATTAGCGTGAGTTATTAAACAACTACTTAATCAAGTCTGCATTGTCTGCTTATAACAACTTGTACAAttccagttccaaaaaagttggggcaataagtaaaatatgaataaaagcagaacacatgtattgtcaaatctcataaactatttttttacaatggaatataaacaacacatcagatgttgaaactgagacattttaccatttcatgtaAATGATttgctaattttgaatttgatatcagcaacacatctcaaagaagtaaggacagggccatgtttaccattgtgtagcatctcctcttttttaacaacagtgtgtaaacgtctgggaagtgaggagaccggttgctggagttttgggggaggaatgttgtcccatttttgtctgatgtaggattgatgaaaggtctggactgcaggcagaccagttcagcaccaggactcttctactgtgaagcttTGCAGTTGGGATGGTGAAATAGTGAAAACCTTCACTGAAAGAagcattgtctggatgggagcatatattgttttaaaatctatctgcttttcagcattgatagtgcctttccagttGTGTAAGCTGCCACGTCAAAGGCACTAATgaagccccataccatcagagatgcaggctttagatctgggccaggataacaagctggacgatccctctcctctttagtccacagggcatgacatccatggtttccaaaaaaagaatttcatattttgattcatctgtccattttaatgagctttggcccagggAAGACTGCAGCGTTTCTGGTTCATGTACACATACAGGTTCTTctttccatgatccagctttaacagTCATTTGTCGATGgcatggtgaactgtgttgacagacagtgatttctgaaagtgttcctgagcccatgcagtgatttccagtacataatcatgcctgtttttaatgcagtggcccatttgggcccaaagatcatgagcatccaatattgacctcaGCCTTGTCCcatgctcacagagatttctccggATTCTCTCAATCTGTTGATGATGTTATGGACtctagatggtgggatatttaaagtttgagcaattttacattgaggaacatgtttctgaaaatgttccataatttttagatgcagttcaCACAGATTGGTAAGCAtctgctcatctttacttctgagagactaaCATGCCCCTTTTCATATCCCCTGTTGCAGATTAACGTTATTAGTTGcgaaatgctcctccagctgtttttcatttgtaccacttacttttccagtcttttgttgccctgtctctacttttttgagatgtattgctgtcatcaaaatacaaaaatgatatttttccataaaatggaaaaatgtctcagtttcaatgttttattataaataaaataggGGTTTATGAAGTTTACAAATCAGTGCAtcctgttttattcacattttatagAGCGTCCAAACTTTCCTTGGCattggttctttttttttaacttttttcacaaAACAGCCTTAATTTAGGGCTGGGTTTCTCGTATCATTTGATGAGCCATTGTGCTGTTCCAGTATGAtctaactttaaaatgtcatgttttcttcCCTTAAGGCTGGTAAATGAAGAGAGAACGTTGGAGGTGGAGATTGAACAAGGAGTAAGAGATGAGATGGAGTACCCATTCATTGGAGAAGGTAAATCTACATAAGGTTTAGAATAAATATTTGTATCTGTTCTGTAAATATTCGCTGTTAACATCCTTGTTTGTGATCACAGGAGAGCCCCACATCGATGGAGAACCTGGAGATCTACGATTCAGAATCAAAGTTTTAAAGTATGAAAAGTTCCATTTCTAGCATGTCAGCAGTTTGCAACATAATACTTTATCAGAACAGTGGCTTTAAGTAGCATAATGTtggtgtgttttcttttcagacatCCTGTGTTTGAGCGCAGAGGAGACGACCTTTACACAAACGTCACCATCTCCCTGGTGGAGGCGCTCGTCGGCTTTAAAATGGACATCGTACATTTGGATGGACACAAGGTGCTGTTCACATCAGTGttatatttttcaaacatgaaggagtttatttgttttaaagagcCTGGTATATTAAATGTGTGCCTCTGACAGGTCCATATAGAGAGAGATAAGGTGACCAAGCCCGGTGCTCGGATGTGGAAGAAAGGAGAAGGTCTACCAAACTTTGACAACATCAACATCAGAGGTTCCCTAATCATCACCTTCGATGTGGAGTTTCCTCAGACACAGCTGGATGAGCAGCAGAAAGACGGTGAGAGTGAAGAAAGATACATGGTTGTCGGTCTGTTTCTTGATCACCTGATATCTCAGGTGTTGAGTCACAGCTCTTCATCTGTTTTACTGTGGTGGGGGGGATAGAAACACAAAGCCTTGAGGGCAAACACCTTATATCCATTTAGCTCAGAATGCTTATTATGTCAACAGGTATACAGTTATAGCCCTTTACTTAAATCATTGCTAAAGGACATGCTGTGGATCAGTGGTAAAGTCGGTTCATGTGAGCTTCTGTGTAAATtttgtaatttgtaataatAAGCAAGTTCAATTAGGGTGTTTTCATTGTCCCACAAAACTGTAACATGTTTTCATATCAGGGCTGTCAGCATGAATGCATTTATCATGTTATTACAGTGCACAAAGAGTGTCCCTTTCATTACACTTTGGTTAATCCATGTCAGTGCCttgctgcagccacagtgatgtaaaatagtTCCACCACTGCTCCATAATGTCCTAACATAATGTccttgcaaagctctcgtctgaagcgtttgggcccggttagaaagtgacaggaccagtcagtgttgaggggcagtactctcgGGTGCaacggagtcatgacgtaagcaagcaacaagaggccagtgcaattatggcggaagagattagcgtagaTGCTACTAAAGCGCctgttttgtcagaacttgacaacatttcttcgttaaaagaagaacaaagagcagcagtgagttgttttattttcaaaaacgatATGTCTTAAGTTGTTGTGGTCCACGTTATTCCTCGGTTGCAGCTCtctcatatgttttgttgctctgattgaacAGTGCATTAATAACCCAAACAAAACAGGTGAGCGTAGGCCATATGCTATTAAATACTGGATACTACTCGGGCCCAATTTTTCATTCCTAGGTGTCTTTAGCTGCCTGGCTAAATCCCCCTGGAAAGAGATGAAATCACCTTAACTGTAGACATAAGGAATTAAACTTAATTAGATATTCACAGTACCCTTGAAACAATCAAACGCTGTAAGAATAAGAAGAACAAGACAAGCTCATCCTCTGGTCAGATGGCTTGCAGCTGCTATGTTCTCCTCCTTGACTCTGTGCTTTATTTgggaaaataaacaactttagaTCAGTGTTGCTAAAGGCCACACTGCAGCACTTCATGTTTAGGGGTTAATAGTTTTCACCCTGAGCCTGAAGCAGGTGTCATGTTTACCCTTGATGCAGACTGTATCTATTATTATTCTTGACTTTGGATGTCAGATGTTGTAGACGGGAATGCTACAAATGGTCATGTTCTATTTATAACTGTACAGCTTGGTAATTAGGGGCACTGAAGTTCGTGCGAGTGTCTAAGTCAGAATACCGACTTAAGGGGGAATTAGAGATGATGTGTCTCTCTAGCATaatcagaatttcagagttcaGTGATCAAGTGGAATATCATTAGATCAGTAAAaagttgtttgtctctatagaAGTTCTATAACTGTGATCATGTTGTCGTTTCAGGTATCCGGGGCCTTCTGAAGCAGGGATCAGTACAGAAAGTTTATAATGGATTACAAGGATACTGACACAGCACCAAACACAGCCTGgactgacacagacacacatcatCACTCAGCAGGAGGGCCAGGGtgtatttattgttttcagATTGTTCTCAGGACAGCTTGAATCcactttagttttttattttctaatgttCTGCAGGTTGATGACCGTGGCACATTAAATGCAgaagttttatttaaagtgaaCAAATGGAGAGGACGCCATGTTTTGTTGTACTCCTTGTGTCCctactttattttctaataaggccttcttttgttttaaaatattaaatcacTTTTCTGGGAGAAGAGGATGCTCTGACACTCGTATGTCTGCTGAATATGGAGCTGCTGACCCCTGAAGAGAAGAAGAATATCTACAACCTTTTAAACATGCGAAAGAAGAAGAGAACTTTGTCCTCTTTGGTCCTTTTGTTTCCTTAATTTTATGAATGTAACAGCCCTGAAACagttcattttctcctctcagaTTCAGAAATAATTTGTAAATAGGGAAGAACAAAGCTCATCACTGTGTTTCACTTTTCCTAATTCATGTGGCCTCTGTCAATGCAGAATTTCCCTTTTTCACTGTGACGAGAGTTGATCTCTTGAATAAACAGTGAGGATTTGTTATTTTGAAGAAGGAGGACCGTTTGCTCATCTTCATCATAGCTGTAGAAAGTCttgtttctcttcctctgtttttcttcacatCTGACTGAAAGGGACTCCAGACCTGAGATCTCATCCTGTCGATGGTTATAAACGTGATTTTAATACTTCCCTcctctgtttttactgttgaAGCTGCCTCCAGATTTTACCAGAGAGTCCTCATGGCcttaaatgtgaaatatccgGCCATTTTTACTGAGTGTTTAAGGGGAAAATGTACTTTGGACTGACATGAATAAAGGTTTCTACAAATTCTGATAAGATTTCATACCAGAAATTCACCAGCAGATGGCGCCTGAGGTTTGTTCATCACCATCAGTACATGGTTCAGATAAAACAGAAGCCCTTTCTCCACCATGAATTCTTTCTTTTACTTGTACAACACCTGCACTGacttttaatattaaaatacaatatattCTAATATAGATCCAAACAGGGGCATTTTGGTTTTTTCAAACAGTAATATTCAAGAGCTGAACTTTGATCTCCTCGCTTATAGAGCTGCAGAGTAGAGAGACAACATTACAGCCTATGATAATAGGATAACCTTCATTTatagtgcattttttaaatcagagttacAGAGTGCTTGACAAGGacagcaataaaataaaacaggaaggtCATAATTTATAAGCAAAGGGACAagagaaaacatttaatgaTGTTGATTTAAAAGAATTGTAAAAGACATAAAATTCCGCTAAAGGAATTTGAAAacccaaaaatcaaataaaatcaggaTAGGCTCTCGGATAAAAGTATGTCTTAAGAAGAGAGAATACTGACTCAACAGACCTGATTTCATCAGGCAGATCGTTCCCCACCACAAATGCTCCCTGTTTACCTACATGCCTTCATTTAGTGATGAATACAATCTGAACATTTCATTCTTAACTTTACATGACAGAGACAGCTGTAGTCGTGTCAATACACAATCCTTCACTATCAGTGGGGCCAGTTAGAAAATTAAATTCTTGTTGGAGCCGGTCAGGAGGAGCAAAAACACCTCCTCCAGCAAgaagagctttcagtgtggatctttgctctgcttttaataaagaaatgtccagttttgatcCGACTACAGCTGCATCCACACTGATGTCTTCACTGGCTGCCACTGTTAACAGGCTTGCTGCCACCTCAACTAAACCGTTCCCATAACTACCACCTCTttcttctcaaatgatgctgattggtctggtcattctctAGCTGGGAACAACTGTATCAGTTTGACATTCTACAagatttattgatatattttgacttatttaaccaggagaacctggatagagtgtcctggccaagacaaaCATGAAACAAAGCAGTTAAGAACACATCAACCAATCCTGAGTCCCAGAGCTCacagtcatcagtcaaaacatcaaCAACTTGGAGCATCATCCACTAATGTCtttccttttaaaaagatttaaagagaccagctcccaAAGACATCGTCTCCTGcagcagattccaggctgcaggagcagcgtaCTTGAAtctccttttacccatttcgAGACAGACATTGGGCACAGATACCAAATTGAATCATGTGACTGAATCACTGAGTTAAAACTGTAGCTTCCACAACTTTTCATCTTAATAACATTATACAATTATAAGAAAAGCAGATCGAGTATAGCCTTATAAAAGAGGAAATGCAAATGATTCAGCCTACGCTTTGACAATGAGGGCCAACCGACTGAGTCATGCAGAATGACTGAGTTAAGGACTTCAGACTGGTAATGGACCTCAGCTCCCTGTGGTACACAGTATCTACAGATTTAAGGCATTTAGAGGACGCATGCATGTAAAGAACCTCACCGTAAACAATCAGGGGCATAAAGGTGGCAGCAAaaagatggatccacctgatgacagacatggaatctggtcgatccattagctgtgtaaggTTACCATTCCCCCTCCTTTTGTTTCTACCTTGAGGGAAAAGACATTGAATTACTGCAGACTAGTCATACAGTAATGGAACAAAATTTAAGATGATAAGGCATTGGAGGGCAATGTTTTGTATTGTTATGCTTGTACATGAAACCAAAGTCCAAATACCATGACTGGTTTTACAGGAAATGACTTGAGACTAAAAATAATTACCTTTAGACTGCAAAAACAATTCTATAGCaaacagatggatttttttcccttctggTACAGTTTCCTTTATTATTTAACAATATTGCAGAAATACAAAATTTGCATTGTTTGTAGTTTTCAGTCCTTTTCGGCCCCAGTGCCAGGCCCCACCTTTAGAGATTGTTTCCAAAGATCTGGTCACTTGTTTCTCTCGCAAGATCTGGCAACCATCAGGAGCTCTGAGTtcttaaatttgtatttttcttaattCATCAGCTTAGAATCACACAACATACTCAAGTGCCAGCCTCTTTTATTGTAGAATTCATTTCTTTTACTGTACTGGTAGCCTACGAATGAATCATACTATACAGGAGCCGTTCTGTGGTAGTAGTTTTAACCCCAGTGTAAACACATTCTACTACATAATATGATGGGCAGTAAAAAACAGGACATCACAGGGGTTGTCGAGCAGGGATGCCAGAGACATCCTTCTCTATGCCAGCCAATACTTCCCACCATACAAGACGTCCTTTCCGTTCTCTGTCCTTGCACGTGACCTTCACAGCCCAAACAGTACTGCCAGCCTCAGCAGACTCATGCTCTGTGTATGTCAGCTCCAGGTAGAGTCAATCATCATATGACCTCTGCAAACAAAATGCAATTATTCCTGGTGCCAACATTacacatgaaaagaaaaacaaacaggcagagaaCTCCAAAGAGGGAGAAAGAAGGAGAGACGACAGGGGAAGTAGAGCCGTAATGGAGGGTAGCATCTACCCCCTCCAGACTGGGCTGTTTGTAAATTTTAACTCCAGTAAAAACAGCATAAACCAACAGACATCTGgctaaacatttatttgtatcAGACCTCTGGGTCCCAAAAGGAATAGGCTGGGAGTAAAGTTATCATGTAGCCTAGCTGGTGGACATATTGAAGCATTTAGACATGTATAGATATGAATTAATGTAGCTTTAATGTTAAGGAAGCGTGTGCATCATAAACCACAACTGTAGATGTGTGATAATAGCCTAACATGTCCTGACTCTTTGACCCCTCTGTGGCTTTACTCCTCTGCCTGTTTAACTCACACAGCCCAAACCTTGTGGGTGGAGGTCTGTGGGTGGGAGTCTGTCTGCCTGGGTGGGGTGGGGGATGTCCACCAAACAGATTTATACTGGTCAGTTTGGAGTGTGGTGACTGGTGCAGACATCTGCCCACCACTGTGAGTGTAATAATCCCCCACAGTAGAAACTTCATGTGTGCATACTGAATAAATAATAACTGCTTATGAATGAGgatgtgtgttagtgtgtgtattttgagtgtgtgtgtggccGCTCTGTGTGTATAATGAACTCCCACAGAGATAGCAGGCCTGTGGTGGAGGGAGTTTCCTCCTCGGCTCACCGCACATCCCGGAGTCAATTTCAGAGCGAGCAGACGAGAGGAGAAGCTCTGTGATGCAGCACAGATAAAACTTTTCATTGCTAGATACCTCGCTGTTTACATCCTAATAGGAACAGGACGATTCAGAGCGTTAACATGAACAGATCTAAAGTCTATGCGCAAGATGGAGCAGACTTTGGTTTGACATTTGGGCTTTACATGTGATCTTTTACACAGTAAAGCAGCAGGAGCATGTATAGAATATGACCTAATTAAAGAATATGAATGAAAGATGAGCAACAACAAACTCAGCATAAAGGTAACTTTGTGAAGCTGATGatttgtccagattccatgtctgtcatcaggcagatccaacTTGTAAAGCAACAATCGGATACACTTGTTTTCAACCTGAGAaagactggaccaatcagcatcatctaAGGAGTTAGAGGCAGTAGCTGCAGGTGTGGTTTAGCTGAGCTTACTGCAAACATGTGAACAATGTTGAGAAGATTAGCTTGGATGCATCTATAGCAGCAGtctgatcagaactggacaacattccTTCATGAAGCAGAGAAGCAGCTGGAATCTACTCAGTGAAGTGAAATCACCTAGAGACGCTTTCCTTTATGTGAATAGTTAACCTGAACTGGGTGACACAGAGGAAGTGTCTAAAAATGTTACACTAACTGGGGTCACTggatgtcagtgagtcattttatacatgcactcctgcatattgcTTAAACAGCAGATACAGTAAAGGATGATTGTGCCAAATTTTCCCAACTTCTGACCCAGGTCAGCCAAGTCAAATgtcaaatgcaaaaacattcattGAACACAAAagcgaacaaacaaacaaaatgaacaaattgCCCCCCAGGGGATAAATAAGGTTTTGgaattgaattaaaataaacaaaataaacaagttaACAAGAGAAACATTGATGTGCATaaacaatcaataaaagagaattgccaaaaaaaaaaaaaaaaagaaaccaattcatgaaataaagtaaaattatttcttaaaacaaatatttcttGCAACACAAAAACCACCTTAAACCACAAATTAACTTATGAATCAAAAACCTTTTGAATCGCAATAGATttcatgaaacataaaaaaatactgaaaaataaatgaataaataaatacaatgaattgcaaaaatatttttataaaacataaaaaaatggaCTTGCAAAAAAATCCTTTCATGAAATCATTTTATGAAACGCAAAATTATCTTTTGAATTCCCCCCAAAACATCATCTAGTTAAAAAGCGACATGACGTTCaaataaaatttaatgaaacccaaaaatatttaatgatacatgaaaaaaaaacttctgatggaaaaaaaacaaaaatccaaattaacTGCTTGAAAcatcatgaaacaaaaaaaacattttgaaccaaaaaataaaatattttagaaaacaTTTCACTAAATACAAAAGAAATAGAATTATACAAAACATATTtcatgaaactaaaataaattagttacaaaaat
This genomic window contains:
- the dnajb11 gene encoding dnaJ homolog subfamily B member 11, which produces MATKGMNLCNVCCLLLYAISAVLAGRDFYKILGVSKSASVRDIKKAYRKLALQLHPDRNQDDPKAQDKFADLGAAYEVLSDEEKRKQYDAYGEDGLKEGHHSSHNDIFSSFFGDFGFMFGGNRQQQDRNIPRGNDIILDLEVTLEEVYSGNFVEVVRNKPVAKEAPGKRKCNCRQEMRTTQLGPGRFQMTQEMVCDECPNVKLVNEERTLEVEIEQGVRDEMEYPFIGEGEPHIDGEPGDLRFRIKVLKHPVFERRGDDLYTNVTISLVEALVGFKMDIVHLDGHKVHIERDKVTKPGARMWKKGEGLPNFDNINIRGSLIITFDVEFPQTQLDEQQKDGIRGLLKQGSVQKVYNGLQGY